In the Drosophila gunungcola strain Sukarami unplaced genomic scaffold, Dgunungcola_SK_2 000001F, whole genome shotgun sequence genome, one interval contains:
- the LOC128261537 gene encoding U2 small nuclear ribonucleoprotein auxiliary factor 35 kDa subunit-related protein 2, which translates to MPEKRARRKSVKKQQRKRRRQKHAKERDKLEEEAQNLRLLEPGYQKWLQKQQEMEEFQRLVAEREHQDAEECWLRCEAIAQRQFRIDEAKRRKEQEEVERLQREQAKERAEREEAQRKQREEELRKAAKAAAEFDAMMESMAEYLNNPRVEKPPKHLLRVMETQPGERPCEFFSRTNCCRYGHACTFNHRRPMLARILLIRHFFNHSMLREQRTHKEYASAEEHLELTEQDLRSDYDEFFDDAVEELKKFGQIVNFRTVRNTLEHLRGNVFVEYTNERSALRAFTSLQGRFYASKRLSVEFSNLKTWRGAVCGLSLTRKCPKGNGCGYLHIFRNPNNLFNTDLENTTTPRSERRSNQTPTAKTPSWDDHNERGRNWRWSESPEMELENSKDLSNSIRNSGTRQDLKNSHQTEFNSRSRSDKWSARSNRGKCSKRDRSSSGSSHEDRRSNRYQQNHRQ; encoded by the exons ATGCCGGAAAAAAG GGCAAGGAGAAAGTCAGTCAAGAAGCAGCAGAGGAAGCGACGCCGCCAAAAACATGCAAAAGAACGCGACAAATTGGAGGAGGAGGCACAAAATTTGAGACTTTTGGAGCCGGGTTACCAGAAATGGCTGCAGAAACAGCAGGAAATGGAGGAGTTTCAGCGCCTTGTGGCCGAACGGGAGCACCAGGATGCGGAGGAGTGCTGGCTGCGTTGCGAGGCCATCGCCCAGCGGCAGTTCCGCATAGACGAGGCCAAAAGACGCAAGGAGCAGGAGGAAGTGGAGCGACTGCAGCGGGAACAGGCCAAAGAGCGGGCGGAACGGGAGGAAGCACAAAGGAAGCAGCGCGAGGAGGAGCTCCGCAAAGCCGCCAAGGCTGCCGCCGAATTCGATGCCATGATGGAGAGCATGGCCGAGTACCTGAACAACCCACGCGTGGAGAAGCCACCAAAGCACCTGCTCCGCGTGATGGAAACCCAACCGGGGGAACGACCCTGCGAATTCTTCAGTCGCACCAACTGCTGCCGTTACGGTCATGCCTGCACCTTCAACCACCGACGGCCCATGCTGGCCAGGATCCTGCTCATTCGGCACTTTTTCAACCACTCCATGCTGCGGGAACAGCGGACACACAAAGAGTACGCCTCCGCGGAGGAGCACTTGGAGCTGACCGAACAGGATCTGCGCAGCGACTACGACGAGTTCTTCGACGATGCCGTCGAGGAACTGAAGAAGTTTGGCCAAATCGTCAACTTCCGAACTGTGCGCAATACGCTCGAACATCTGAGGGGAAATGTCTTCGTGGAATACACAAACGAACG atcTGCCCTTCGCGCTTTTACCAGTCTTCAGGGTCGATTCTATGCCTCCAAGCGCCTGAGCGTGGAGTTCTCCAATCTGAAAACCTGGCGTGGCGCAGTGTGCG GTTTGTCCTTAACACGTAAATGTCCCAAAGGTAACGGCTGCGGCTATCTGCATATATTTCGCAATCCGAACAATCTGTTCAATACGGATCTGGAAAATACGACGACTCCAAGAAGTGAACGACGCTCTAACCAAACTCCCACGGCCAAGACTCCTAG TTGGGATGACCACAATGAGCGTGGTAGGAACTGGCGCTGGTCCGAGAGCCCTGAGATGGAGCTGGAAAACTCCAAAGACTTAAGCAACAGCATTAGGAACTCTGGAACAAGACAGGATCTCAAAAACTCCCATCAGACGGAGTTCAATTCCAGATCGAGAAGTGATAAATGGTCAGCCCGATCGAACCGTGGTAAATGCTCTAAAAGAGATCGCAGCTCATCGGGATCATCCCATGAAGATCGAAGATCAAACAGATATCAACAAAACCATCGCCAATAA
- the LOC128261538 gene encoding uncharacterized protein LOC128261538 — protein MKVTLALATFCVVAACSHAARTTTTTATKPGRFLSLPVPAKCASRPKEFSYRGKNMFLTTHVPALANKKVDWLDGRNLCREYCMDLVALETQEKNNLIFRVIQQNDVPYIWTAGRICDFAGCENRPDLEPKTVYGWFWSATREKIQATNRIPQGWGYNPWSQTGHKKRPQPDNAEYDINQTKEQCLSVLNNVYNDGIAWHDVACYHEKPVICEDNEELLRYVAATNPGIRL, from the exons ATGAAAGTCACACTGGCATTAGCGACTTTCTGCGTGGTGGCAGCCTGCAGCCATGCGGCCAGAACCACCACAACCACAGCGACCAAGCCGGGTCGCTTCCTCTCACTGCCCGTGCCCGCCAAGTGCGCTAGCC GTCCCAAGGAGTTCTCCTACCGCGGCAAAAACATGTTCCTAACCACCCACGTGCCCGCCCTGGCCAACAAGAAGGTCGACTGGCTGGATGGCCGCAATCTGTGCCGCGAGTACTGCATGGATTTGGTCGCTTTGGAGACCCAAGAGAAGAACAACCTGATCTTCCGCGTGATCCAGCAGAACGATGTGCCGTACATCTGGACGGCCGGACGTATCTGTGACTTTGCCGGCTGCGAGAATCGTCCGGATCTGGAGCCCAAGACCGTCTACGGATGGTTCTGGTCCGCAACCCGCGAGAAGATCCAGGCCACCAACCGCATCCCACAGGGCTGGGGCTACAACCCCTGGTCGCAGACCGGACACAAGAAGCGCCCGCAGCCGGACAACGCCGAGTATGACATCAACCAGACCAAGGAACAGTGCCTGTCCGTGCTGAACAACGTGTACAACGATGGCATCGCCTGGCACGACGTGGCCTGCTACCACGAGAAGCCCGTCATCTGCGAGGACAACGAGGAGCTGCTGCGCTATGTGGCGGCCACGAATCCCGGAATCCGTCTATAA